In Octopus bimaculoides isolate UCB-OBI-ISO-001 chromosome 5, ASM119413v2, whole genome shotgun sequence, a genomic segment contains:
- the LOC106869281 gene encoding radial spoke head 1 homolog isoform X1 yields the protein MSLPGSDEGEEEQGTYLGEYDGERNEREERHGMGKAILPNLDSYTGMYEDGRRHGTGVYRFKNEARYTGEYQYNKKHGEGTFIYPDGSKYEGQWVKDQRCGSGTYYYVNGDIYTGEWEDHLRHGQGSYTYADTKSQYIGSWANGRMNGFGELIHANHKYVGMFKDDRPDGIGKYVFDIGCEQQGTYVQVRKDQDVSVFEEEEIAQVTIPVWIAGATTGLHLKPSDDELPIETIEEESAKEPEVQEEEEKEAEPEKTEESSDNTDIEAETILIGQGDVPQPSLEDNDAEDEDEVDNPQQED from the exons ATGTCCCTTCCAGGGTCGGATGAAGGCGAGGAAGAACAAGGTACCTATCTGGGA GAGTATGATGgcgaaagaaatgagagagaagagagacatgGAATGGGTAAAGCTATTCTACCGAACCTAGATAGCTACACAGGGATGTATGAAGATGGTAGGCGCCATGGCACAGGAGTTTACAG gtTCAAGAATGAGGCTCGATATACTGGAGAATATCAGTATAACAAGAAACATGGTGAGGGCACATTTATATATCCTGATGGCTCTAAATACGAAG GTCAATGGGTGAAGGACCAGAGGTGTGGCTCCGGTACCTACTACTATGTCAATGGTGACATCTATACAGGAGAATGGGAGGACCATTTACGACATGGTCAAGGCTCATATACATACGCTGACACCAAATCTCAGTACATTGGTAGCTGGGCTAACGGACGAATGAACGGCTTTGGAGAGTTGATCCATGCTAACCACAAATATGTTGGTATGTTCAAAGATGATAGG CCAGATGGTATTGGCAAGTATGTGTTCGATATAGGCTGTGAACAACAGGGTACCTACGTGCAAGTAAGAAAG GATCAAGATGTAAGTGtctttgaagaagaagaaatagctCAGGTGACAATCCCAGTTTGGATAGCTGGAGCGACCACAGGTTTACATTTGAAACCATCTGATGATGAATTACCAATAGAAACTATTGAAGAAGAATCTGCTAAAGAGCCAGaagtacaagaagaagaagagaaagaagcagaGCCTGAGAAAACAGAAGAAAGCAGTGACAATACTGATA TTGAAGCTGAAACTATTCTCATTGGACAAGGTGATGTTCCACAACCCAGTCTTGAAGATAACGATGCCGAAGACGAGGATGAAGTTGATAATCCACAACAAGAAGACTAg
- the LOC106869281 gene encoding radial spoke head 1 homolog isoform X2, translating to MGKAILPNLDSYTGMYEDGRRHGTGVYRFKNEARYTGEYQYNKKHGEGTFIYPDGSKYEGQWVKDQRCGSGTYYYVNGDIYTGEWEDHLRHGQGSYTYADTKSQYIGSWANGRMNGFGELIHANHKYVGMFKDDRPDGIGKYVFDIGCEQQGTYVQVRKDQDVSVFEEEEIAQVTIPVWIAGATTGLHLKPSDDELPIETIEEESAKEPEVQEEEEKEAEPEKTEESSDNTDIEAETILIGQGDVPQPSLEDNDAEDEDEVDNPQQED from the exons ATGGGTAAAGCTATTCTACCGAACCTAGATAGCTACACAGGGATGTATGAAGATGGTAGGCGCCATGGCACAGGAGTTTACAG gtTCAAGAATGAGGCTCGATATACTGGAGAATATCAGTATAACAAGAAACATGGTGAGGGCACATTTATATATCCTGATGGCTCTAAATACGAAG GTCAATGGGTGAAGGACCAGAGGTGTGGCTCCGGTACCTACTACTATGTCAATGGTGACATCTATACAGGAGAATGGGAGGACCATTTACGACATGGTCAAGGCTCATATACATACGCTGACACCAAATCTCAGTACATTGGTAGCTGGGCTAACGGACGAATGAACGGCTTTGGAGAGTTGATCCATGCTAACCACAAATATGTTGGTATGTTCAAAGATGATAGG CCAGATGGTATTGGCAAGTATGTGTTCGATATAGGCTGTGAACAACAGGGTACCTACGTGCAAGTAAGAAAG GATCAAGATGTAAGTGtctttgaagaagaagaaatagctCAGGTGACAATCCCAGTTTGGATAGCTGGAGCGACCACAGGTTTACATTTGAAACCATCTGATGATGAATTACCAATAGAAACTATTGAAGAAGAATCTGCTAAAGAGCCAGaagtacaagaagaagaagagaaagaagcagaGCCTGAGAAAACAGAAGAAAGCAGTGACAATACTGATA TTGAAGCTGAAACTATTCTCATTGGACAAGGTGATGTTCCACAACCCAGTCTTGAAGATAACGATGCCGAAGACGAGGATGAAGTTGATAATCCACAACAAGAAGACTAg